Proteins found in one Mucilaginibacter gracilis genomic segment:
- a CDS encoding agarase: protein MLKKYLLLPLLFFAVNSNAQSSDEYKLTVSAKISNQGTGQKPGFREWKDYQTRTIATLKNYQPSEDENLDAYGATKARQVKATGFFYVTRVDGRWWSVDPDGYLFIVKGVNDINIGKSDNNQTSFKKLYRNPSNWSFKTTQMLRGFGFNAAGAWSDYEELTDIGNKLKPLTYTVMLDFMGSYGRTKGAYQQSGHLGYPDNAIFVFDPEFEKYCDQYAKKIAEYRLDKNLYGYFSDNELPFYRKSLDNYLSKKDEGDPGLIAAKTWMNEHHYDKAAITDNMRNEFLGFVVDRYLSLVSKAIKKYDPNHMYIGCRFNGYEKTVKEVMTAAGKYLDVISINYYDHWTPDNNDMRNWTAWSGKPFIITEWYVKGEDSKMGNYSGAGWVVKTQQERGLFYQNYTLGLLESGNCVGWHWFKYQDNDPSNKNVDPSNTDANKGILNNLYEIYQPLADKMTELNQQTYHLIDFFDARKKQNAAGK, encoded by the coding sequence ATGTTAAAAAAGTATCTCCTGCTACCCTTATTATTCTTCGCCGTAAATAGTAACGCTCAATCTTCTGATGAATATAAACTAACGGTGAGCGCAAAAATTTCCAATCAGGGAACCGGGCAAAAGCCCGGTTTCCGCGAATGGAAAGATTATCAAACACGCACTATTGCTACATTAAAAAATTATCAGCCCTCGGAAGATGAAAATTTGGATGCCTACGGGGCAACCAAAGCCAGGCAGGTAAAAGCAACCGGTTTTTTTTACGTAACCAGGGTAGATGGGCGTTGGTGGTCGGTAGATCCGGATGGTTACTTGTTTATAGTTAAGGGTGTTAACGATATCAATATAGGCAAATCGGATAATAATCAAACGAGCTTTAAGAAACTGTACAGAAACCCATCAAACTGGAGCTTTAAAACCACGCAGATGCTCCGTGGTTTTGGTTTCAATGCTGCCGGAGCCTGGTCGGACTATGAAGAGCTAACCGATATTGGTAACAAATTAAAGCCTTTAACTTATACCGTTATGCTTGATTTTATGGGATCTTACGGGCGTACTAAAGGGGCTTATCAGCAATCAGGACATTTGGGTTATCCCGATAATGCCATATTTGTGTTTGACCCGGAGTTTGAAAAATACTGTGATCAATATGCAAAAAAAATAGCAGAATACCGGTTGGATAAAAACCTGTACGGCTATTTTTCGGATAACGAGCTGCCGTTCTATCGTAAATCGCTGGATAATTATTTGTCTAAAAAGGATGAGGGCGATCCTGGTTTAATTGCGGCCAAAACCTGGATGAACGAACATCATTATGATAAAGCGGCTATTACTGATAACATGCGTAATGAGTTTTTGGGTTTTGTGGTTGACCGGTATTTGAGCCTGGTTTCTAAGGCCATCAAAAAGTACGATCCCAATCATATGTACATCGGTTGCCGCTTTAATGGTTACGAAAAAACAGTTAAAGAGGTGATGACAGCAGCAGGTAAATACCTGGATGTGATCTCGATTAATTACTACGACCATTGGACACCTGATAACAACGACATGCGTAACTGGACTGCATGGTCGGGGAAGCCATTTATTATCACCGAATGGTATGTAAAAGGCGAAGATTCAAAAATGGGCAATTATTCTGGCGCGGGCTGGGTTGTAAAAACGCAGCAGGAGAGGGGGCTTTTTTATCAGAATTATACACTTGGTTTACTAGAATCGGGCAATTGCGTGGGATGGCACTGGTTTAAATATCAGGATAACGACCCCAGCAACAAGAATGTGGATCCATCTAACACAGACGCTAATAAAGGCATCCTAAATAACCTTTACGAAATTTACCAGCCCCTTGCTGATAAAATGACCGAGCTAAACCAGCAAACCTATCATTTAATTGATTTTTTTGATGCACGTAAAAAGCAAAACGCGGCAGGTAAATAA
- a CDS encoding RagB/SusD family nutrient uptake outer membrane protein, with translation MKKYIAMLMFLVVTGTSCKKDFIELSDPTKISVDDLYSDANGLGLAVTAAYGALQDIYGKGTSGTGMYLFTDVPSDNSNALVSGAGLGDFDLFTVAPENVNLSTQWQNLYRCIARCNAIIGRAPGISMSATLRDRYIAEAKFLRALSYFNAVRIWGGIPLVTKEIASIDESLGYGRETVDNVYAQIEKDLSDAETVLPATYAAADLGRATSGAAKAILGKVYLTEKKFQQCKSKLAELLPKATNAWGYDLLPLYSDVFNTANEMNKEIIFAVRYTKGGLGTGSPFFNWFVPNQSGSTIATVGGGSGFNTIMQDLYDAFPTNDLRRGYSIANYVTSANVTYYYTKKYTDVPANANDSNNDWIVIRYADVLLMYAEADNEINNGPSTTAIDAVNQVRRRGYGHFVNGETLGSVTVVNGGASYTSAPTVAISGGGATSNATATATISGGKVTAINIVTAGQNYTSNPTVTITGGGGTGATATAIITKITDNDVTAAQTASHDAFKLALETERRLELNMEGHRWFDLLRTDRAVDVMNASFNKYQTKNGTVVIQISAPHALLFPIPLREIQINPKLTQNP, from the coding sequence ATGAAAAAATATATAGCAATGTTGATGTTCCTTGTAGTTACCGGGACATCCTGCAAAAAGGATTTTATAGAACTGAGTGATCCAACTAAAATTTCGGTGGATGACCTGTACTCGGATGCAAATGGCCTGGGCCTTGCTGTAACGGCAGCTTACGGTGCTTTGCAGGATATTTACGGCAAGGGTACGAGTGGTACGGGTATGTATCTGTTTACCGATGTACCATCGGATAACAGCAATGCACTTGTTTCTGGCGCAGGTTTGGGCGATTTTGACCTGTTTACTGTTGCGCCCGAAAATGTTAACTTATCAACCCAATGGCAAAATCTTTACAGGTGCATAGCGCGTTGTAACGCCATCATTGGCCGCGCACCCGGCATCAGCATGAGTGCCACTTTAAGAGACCGTTACATTGCCGAAGCTAAATTTTTAAGGGCTTTATCATACTTTAACGCGGTTAGGATATGGGGCGGTATTCCGCTGGTAACTAAAGAGATCGCATCGATAGATGAATCGTTAGGTTATGGCCGCGAAACGGTTGACAACGTTTACGCGCAAATTGAAAAGGACCTGAGCGACGCCGAAACTGTTTTACCTGCAACCTATGCCGCTGCCGATTTGGGCCGGGCCACCAGCGGTGCCGCAAAAGCAATATTGGGCAAAGTATATTTAACCGAGAAAAAATTTCAGCAATGTAAAAGCAAGCTTGCCGAGTTGCTTCCAAAGGCTACTAATGCCTGGGGCTACGATTTGTTGCCGCTTTACAGCGATGTGTTTAATACGGCTAACGAGATGAACAAGGAAATTATTTTTGCGGTGCGTTACACCAAGGGCGGTTTGGGTACTGGCAGCCCGTTTTTCAATTGGTTTGTACCCAATCAAAGCGGCTCTACTATTGCTACTGTTGGCGGTGGTTCGGGTTTCAACACCATCATGCAAGATTTGTACGATGCCTTTCCCACAAACGATCTTCGTCGCGGTTATTCTATCGCCAACTATGTTACATCGGCCAACGTTACTTATTATTACACCAAAAAATATACTGATGTACCGGCCAACGCCAACGACAGCAATAATGACTGGATAGTGATACGTTACGCTGATGTGCTACTGATGTATGCCGAAGCCGATAACGAAATTAACAACGGCCCAAGCACTACAGCTATTGATGCCGTTAACCAGGTTAGGCGCCGCGGCTACGGGCATTTTGTAAATGGCGAAACATTGGGCAGCGTTACGGTTGTAAACGGTGGTGCAAGCTATACTTCGGCACCAACGGTAGCAATAAGCGGCGGTGGGGCAACCAGCAATGCCACGGCTACTGCAACTATATCGGGCGGTAAGGTAACGGCCATTAACATTGTTACAGCGGGGCAAAACTATACAAGTAACCCTACCGTAACCATTACCGGCGGTGGTGGTACCGGTGCTACAGCTACAGCCATTATCACCAAAATTACGGATAACGATGTTACTGCTGCTCAAACTGCTTCGCACGATGCGTTTAAATTAGCACTTGAAACTGAGCGTCGTTTAGAACTCAATATGGAAGGCCACCGCTGGTTTGATTTGCTGCGTACAGATCGTGCTGTGGATGTAATGAATGCGTCTTTTAATAAATATCAAACTAAAAATGGCACGGTAGTTATCCAGATATCGGCTCCGCATGCCTTATTGTTTCCAATTCCGCTCAGGGAAATACAGATTAATCCTAAACTGACTCAAAATCCATAA
- a CDS encoding hybrid sensor histidine kinase/response regulator transcription factor, whose product MVFIKHALVSAFLFLLAIVPIGHLCAQDSSIRFRHITYRDGLFQNPIATILQDKSGYIWIGSWNGLSRYDGTNFKIFRPNDSSATNISHSRINRLYQDQQNRLWIGTGGGLNLFDKQTETFKHVGLSNSKGGGNFITAIQQDKMGKIWVATFRGLKYVTPNLEDLHAVDKWKKQDAELYEGVIFSLAEDVSHTIWVGIKSGLKRFDPKTGNSVALPTILANNKELLSAKAIVIKSDKDGSLWFGTENNGVFRYDARANTCTHYINKPNDPKSLPSNWINDLIIKQNQVLIATRNGFAIWNAAGNNFSNYQHNPNNSKTLSDGSVWSLMADHSGNVWLGTYAGGINIYYPGNSNFSNIGERVGNTIGLNKLLAESIVGDEDGGLWIGSFGGGLNYINRQKGLVAYYPVSDEIKTLIKDSVDNLWAGTLDGLFKFNRSSKTFRSIKLETFNNKTAARLINALLPVKEGIWVGTNGAGLSLINYEGKKLLQLRADSKGNASIADNYINCLVNDEDFLWIGTQNGLNRYNKLSGEFKLYRRKNAGLGNNNVLSLYIDSRKRLWIGTDGGGLNYLDKKTDKLYAIKQADGLVDNLVAGMISDASGALWVSTNNGLSQLVFGDADFPLKAGHYQIHNYNAANGLQSNQFLANSAYRTANGELLFGGMNGITTFYPDRIVKNKYRPEILFTGFQINNKEVVFGKKSYLKFPLNETSQLTLPYNQNNFTIGFSALNFINPEKNSYAYIMAGLRNNDQWILTGNQKEASFTNLAPGHYTFTVKAANNDGYWNDEGRVLQIDILPPLWETWWAYCVYVCVSVYIFYKIIQFFQIRARLERDLINEHLHNERQEEFYKMKLDFFTNISHEIRTPLTLILGPVENLYNITLDNSGINRQVLQIKSNAERLLRLVGELLDFRKAETGNMVLYVKRNEVVSFVKEIFLSFTALAESRNISYSFNTEHSECYLYTDHDQLEKVFFNLLSNAFKFTPNNGRISVNISDNEAELVVNITDNGKGIPLEHQPKLFTNYYQVHDEQSNSGTGVGLALSKSIVELHQGNIAFKSTPQLLNKEGNTTFTVKLPHSIVPGNNVHLIEDTYKVESAYSFERQTGIELPVNTASHPAGQKGLIVLAEDNPELRDFIVESLPGYQIKAFENGLAAFDYAIQQIPDVIISDVMMPVMDGLEFCRKLKTDDRTSHIPVILLTALATHIHQVNGLQTGADIYLTKPFSVKLLELNVNNLLLSRLVMREKFSRQMVLHPQQVILNNPDEIFINKLMKIVDENMSDADFGVVALGVEIGMSKTVLFKKICALTDLSPADFIKSMRLKKAADILQQNNITVSEVTPMVGFNDTKYFSREFKKMYGKSPSEWRSTAS is encoded by the coding sequence ATGGTTTTTATAAAACATGCGTTGGTATCTGCATTTTTATTTTTGTTGGCAATTGTGCCGATTGGCCATTTGTGTGCGCAAGATTCGAGTATCCGTTTCAGGCATATTACCTACAGAGATGGTTTGTTTCAAAACCCGATAGCAACAATTCTTCAGGATAAAAGCGGCTACATTTGGATAGGTAGCTGGAATGGCCTTTCGCGATACGACGGCACCAACTTCAAAATTTTTCGTCCGAACGATTCAAGCGCAACCAATATCAGCCACAGCCGTATCAACAGGTTATATCAGGACCAGCAGAACAGGCTATGGATAGGAACCGGCGGCGGATTAAACCTATTTGATAAACAAACTGAAACATTTAAGCATGTAGGGTTATCGAACTCCAAAGGCGGGGGTAATTTTATTACTGCAATACAGCAGGATAAAATGGGCAAAATATGGGTTGCAACATTTAGAGGTTTAAAATATGTTACCCCAAACCTGGAAGACCTGCATGCCGTAGACAAATGGAAAAAGCAAGATGCCGAATTATATGAGGGTGTTATTTTTTCGTTAGCCGAAGATGTTAGCCATACCATTTGGGTGGGTATAAAATCGGGGCTTAAAAGATTTGATCCTAAAACTGGTAATTCGGTTGCGTTGCCCACAATTTTGGCAAATAATAAAGAGCTCTTATCGGCTAAAGCCATTGTTATTAAGTCGGATAAAGATGGATCGCTTTGGTTTGGGACGGAAAATAACGGCGTTTTTAGGTACGATGCCCGGGCCAATACCTGTACCCATTACATTAACAAACCAAACGACCCCAAAAGCCTGCCATCCAACTGGATAAATGATTTGATTATTAAACAAAACCAGGTACTTATTGCTACAAGAAACGGTTTCGCAATTTGGAATGCGGCTGGAAATAACTTTTCAAATTACCAGCATAATCCTAACAACTCCAAAACCTTGAGCGATGGATCGGTTTGGAGCCTCATGGCCGATCATAGCGGTAATGTTTGGCTCGGTACCTATGCCGGCGGTATCAATATTTATTATCCGGGTAATTCAAATTTCTCCAACATTGGCGAACGGGTTGGTAATACCATAGGGCTAAATAAGTTGCTGGCCGAATCGATAGTAGGAGATGAGGACGGTGGTTTATGGATTGGTTCGTTTGGCGGCGGGTTAAATTACATCAATCGGCAAAAAGGTTTGGTGGCCTATTACCCGGTATCTGATGAGATTAAAACGCTGATCAAAGACTCGGTTGATAATTTATGGGCGGGTACTTTAGATGGGCTGTTTAAATTTAACCGAAGTTCCAAAACCTTTAGATCCATCAAGCTCGAAACTTTTAATAATAAAACTGCCGCCAGGTTAATTAACGCACTTTTGCCTGTTAAAGAAGGTATTTGGGTGGGTACCAATGGCGCGGGCTTAAGCTTGATTAACTACGAGGGTAAAAAATTATTGCAATTAAGAGCCGATAGCAAGGGCAATGCAAGCATTGCCGATAACTACATTAACTGCCTGGTAAACGATGAGGACTTTTTATGGATTGGTACCCAAAATGGATTGAACCGCTACAACAAACTTTCGGGTGAGTTTAAACTGTACCGCCGTAAAAATGCGGGGTTAGGTAACAACAACGTTTTATCGCTTTATATAGATTCCCGAAAAAGGTTGTGGATTGGTACCGACGGTGGAGGATTAAATTATCTGGACAAAAAAACAGATAAGCTATATGCCATTAAACAAGCAGACGGATTGGTTGATAATTTAGTGGCCGGAATGATTTCTGACGCATCCGGGGCATTATGGGTGAGTACAAATAATGGTTTGTCGCAGCTTGTTTTTGGTGATGCAGACTTCCCATTAAAAGCAGGTCACTATCAAATTCATAATTATAACGCGGCTAACGGGTTGCAAAGCAATCAGTTTTTAGCAAACTCGGCGTACCGAACAGCCAACGGCGAACTTTTATTTGGTGGGATGAACGGCATTACCACGTTTTATCCGGATAGGATTGTGAAAAATAAATACAGGCCCGAAATTTTGTTTACCGGCTTCCAGATCAATAATAAAGAGGTGGTTTTTGGTAAGAAATCATACCTCAAATTTCCGTTGAACGAAACATCGCAACTAACGCTGCCTTACAATCAAAACAACTTTACGATAGGGTTTTCGGCACTAAATTTTATCAATCCGGAAAAAAATAGCTATGCCTATATAATGGCGGGTTTGCGTAATAACGACCAGTGGATATTAACAGGCAATCAAAAAGAGGCCAGTTTTACCAATTTGGCGCCAGGGCACTATACCTTTACCGTTAAAGCGGCTAATAACGATGGCTACTGGAACGACGAGGGCAGGGTGCTGCAAATAGATATTTTGCCGCCGTTATGGGAAACCTGGTGGGCCTACTGCGTCTATGTTTGCGTGTCGGTATATATATTTTACAAGATCATCCAATTTTTCCAGATCCGTGCGCGGTTGGAACGCGACCTGATCAACGAGCATCTTCACAACGAAAGGCAGGAAGAGTTTTACAAAATGAAGCTCGACTTTTTTACAAATATATCTCACGAGATACGTACACCGCTAACGCTTATTTTGGGTCCGGTTGAAAATTTGTACAATATTACCCTGGATAATAGTGGCATCAACAGGCAGGTTTTGCAAATTAAAAGCAATGCCGAGCGATTGCTTAGACTAGTTGGTGAACTGTTAGATTTTAGAAAAGCAGAAACCGGTAATATGGTTTTATATGTAAAGCGTAACGAGGTTGTATCGTTTGTAAAAGAGATCTTTCTTTCTTTTACCGCGCTGGCCGAAAGCCGAAACATCAGCTACAGCTTTAATACAGAACATTCGGAATGCTACTTATATACCGACCATGACCAGTTGGAGAAGGTGTTTTTTAATTTACTTTCAAACGCGTTTAAATTCACGCCAAATAATGGCCGTATATCTGTAAATATTAGTGATAATGAAGCCGAATTGGTAGTTAATATAACAGACAATGGAAAGGGTATACCACTGGAACACCAACCCAAGTTATTTACCAACTATTACCAGGTGCATGATGAGCAATCCAATTCGGGAACCGGGGTTGGCCTGGCTTTATCAAAAAGCATTGTTGAATTGCACCAGGGTAATATTGCTTTTAAAAGCACTCCTCAATTATTAAACAAAGAAGGTAACACAACGTTTACGGTAAAATTACCACATAGTATTGTACCGGGTAACAATGTTCATTTAATTGAAGATACGTATAAAGTGGAAAGTGCTTACTCGTTTGAAAGACAAACGGGTATTGAGCTACCCGTAAACACGGCAAGCCACCCGGCCGGCCAAAAGGGATTAATTGTTTTGGCGGAGGATAACCCCGAACTGCGCGATTTTATTGTTGAATCGTTGCCCGGTTATCAAATCAAAGCCTTTGAAAACGGCTTAGCGGCTTTTGATTATGCTATACAGCAAATTCCGGATGTGATTATTAGCGATGTAATGATGCCTGTGATGGACGGCCTGGAGTTTTGCCGGAAATTGAAAACAGATGACCGAACCAGCCATATTCCTGTTATTTTGCTAACCGCTTTGGCTACGCATATTCACCAGGTAAACGGTTTGCAAACCGGCGCCGATATTTACCTAACCAAGCCATTCAGCGTTAAATTGCTGGAGTTAAACGTAAACAACCTGTTACTGTCGAGGCTGGTGATGCGCGAAAAATTTAGCCGGCAAATGGTACTGCATCCTCAACAGGTAATACTCAATAACCCCGATGAGATTTTTATCAATAAACTGATGAAGATTGTTGATGAAAATATGAGTGATGCCGATTTTGGTGTTGTTGCCTTAGGGGTTGAAATTGGGATGAGTAAAACCGTACTATTTAAAAAGATATGCGCACTGACTGACCTTTCGCCTGCTGACTTTATCAAGTCGATGCGGTTAAAAAAAGCAGCAGATATTTTACAGCAAAATAACATAACGGTTAGTGAAGTAACGCCGATGGTTGGATTTAACGACACTAAATACTTTAGTCGGGAGTTTAAAAAAATGTACGGTAAATCTCCTTCCGAATGGCGTTCCACTGCATCCTGA
- a CDS encoding SusC/RagA family TonB-linked outer membrane protein, whose translation MRLLYPQFLSKLKISSYGRVLKLLIFALSLQISTAYAQSITIRGKVRDSKNVPLPGATVKVKGTTTATVTSVNGDYTIKVPDTKAILVFSFISFQTQEQLVGSKLQIDVLLEEATNTLNDVVVVGYGEMKKKLLSTAVSSVGAKQIEDRLVATPGEALAGQISGVQVSQSMGDPGSAPVITVRGLGSIGAGNSPLFVVDGYPLNSADDFNNINPADIETVQVLKDAAAAAIYGSRGGNGIIIVTTKRGKSGSTKFNLSTNIGVANVSKKVDVLNKDQYVDYVKDAFANSAKTLPAIYNDPSSLVNTDWQNEIFQRGLTSSYALSASGGNDKVTFNTTGSYFKQTGLIKATDFDRYTLRASMDAQLTKKLKLSFNIAPSYAINDQTATGGGLNNALINGIGVNPSGVGGTVISALLQPPILPVRQPNGDYSNATVVLSGGGQTFSGNPYNPVAVLDLYKDRTTTSRVLSNTALEYDIIKGLKFRTNFGFEGIFNNRSWFVPSTLQSDNGPTANINNPLLTNIRARTTQGTNYNYVSENTLNYNTKIGRNHSLSLLAGYSFQKNTYTETSQAGQNGTVTNSIIENPNDAGVILGTYSRSDNALISGFGRANYSYKDKYLLSASIRTDGSSRFGLNKQYATFPAFSAAWRVAEEGFMKNITAISELKVRGSYGVSGNNNIGNYSSQSYATQVNYVFGAGNASPVFGFSPSTLANADLTWETNKQTDIGLEIGLLGDRIYFTADAYHRLTTNLLLSRGVPGIYGYANTIFTNVGSVENNGLEFSIKTANLTGKLKWTTDANISFNQNKVISLTDDGNFVGYDAAFGYTNSIRVVPGEAMSSFYGYRQIGVYRDAADVAASPKWAAGGSVPGDVKYEDVNGDGKIDASDIVNIGSPLPKFNYGFTNRFDYKNFNLSFLFQGTYGNKVLNSADRYTDYYNGSFNVRTNALNRWRSATDQGDGFTPRAAVTNPSSTTVVSTRNIFDGSYLRLRNVTLGYSLAGNVLRKLRINSARMFLTAENLATFTKYFGYNPEVNVWAGSSAPRYGVDQGTYPLPRTFSVGLNVGF comes from the coding sequence ATGAGATTATTGTACCCGCAATTTTTAAGCAAACTAAAAATATCCTCGTATGGACGAGTTTTAAAGTTGCTGATTTTCGCTCTTTCTCTTCAAATTTCTACAGCCTACGCTCAAAGCATCACCATCAGGGGTAAAGTAAGAGATAGCAAAAACGTTCCGCTCCCGGGCGCTACAGTTAAAGTAAAAGGCACTACAACCGCCACGGTAACCAGCGTTAACGGCGATTATACCATTAAGGTACCCGATACTAAGGCTATACTGGTTTTTAGTTTCATTAGCTTCCAAACCCAGGAGCAACTGGTTGGCAGTAAATTACAGATAGATGTGCTATTAGAAGAAGCAACCAATACATTAAATGATGTGGTTGTGGTTGGTTATGGCGAGATGAAAAAGAAATTGCTGTCAACCGCAGTGAGTTCTGTAGGCGCAAAACAGATAGAAGACAGGTTGGTAGCTACCCCAGGAGAGGCATTGGCCGGTCAGATTTCGGGCGTTCAGGTATCACAGTCAATGGGTGATCCCGGTTCGGCTCCAGTTATTACCGTTCGCGGTCTGGGCTCAATTGGTGCAGGCAACAGCCCCTTATTTGTTGTCGACGGTTATCCATTAAATAGCGCAGATGATTTTAACAACATCAACCCTGCGGATATTGAAACGGTACAGGTACTGAAAGATGCCGCTGCCGCTGCAATATATGGATCGCGAGGGGGTAACGGTATCATTATCGTAACCACTAAACGGGGTAAATCCGGGTCGACAAAATTTAACCTGAGTACTAATATTGGTGTTGCTAACGTGTCAAAAAAAGTTGATGTGCTAAACAAAGACCAGTATGTTGATTATGTAAAAGACGCTTTTGCCAATTCGGCCAAAACCTTGCCGGCCATATATAACGATCCATCATCGCTTGTTAATACAGATTGGCAGAACGAGATTTTTCAACGTGGCTTAACAAGTTCTTATGCTTTATCCGCTTCGGGGGGTAATGATAAGGTTACTTTTAACACAACCGGTTCATATTTTAAGCAAACAGGCTTAATTAAGGCTACCGATTTTGACCGCTATACGTTACGCGCCAGTATGGATGCGCAGCTAACCAAAAAATTAAAATTAAGTTTTAATATAGCTCCTTCCTATGCCATTAACGATCAGACCGCTACTGGTGGCGGATTGAATAATGCGCTTATCAACGGCATCGGCGTAAACCCATCCGGCGTGGGTGGTACGGTTATCAGTGCGCTTCTGCAACCGCCCATATTACCCGTGCGCCAGCCCAACGGCGATTACTCTAATGCTACGGTAGTTTTATCGGGTGGAGGACAAACCTTTAGCGGAAACCCTTATAACCCCGTTGCCGTACTTGACCTGTATAAAGACAGAACAACTACCAGCCGGGTATTATCAAATACGGCGTTGGAATACGACATTATTAAAGGATTAAAATTTAGAACCAATTTTGGTTTTGAAGGGATATTTAACAACCGCAGTTGGTTTGTACCGTCAACGCTACAGTCAGACAATGGCCCAACTGCAAACATCAACAACCCCTTATTAACCAATATAAGGGCTCGTACCACACAAGGTACTAACTATAACTATGTTTCGGAAAATACCCTGAATTACAATACTAAAATAGGCAGAAATCATAGCCTTTCGTTACTGGCCGGTTATTCGTTCCAAAAAAACACGTATACCGAAACCAGCCAGGCCGGGCAAAACGGCACTGTTACCAATTCAATTATCGAGAATCCAAATGATGCAGGGGTTATCTTAGGCACCTATTCGCGAAGCGACAATGCCCTCATCTCCGGCTTCGGACGTGCAAATTATAGTTATAAAGATAAATATCTGTTATCAGCTTCGATACGCACAGATGGATCATCCCGGTTTGGATTAAATAAGCAATATGCTACTTTTCCGGCATTCTCTGCCGCATGGCGCGTTGCCGAAGAGGGTTTTATGAAAAACATTACAGCAATCAGCGAGCTTAAAGTGCGCGGCAGCTATGGCGTTAGCGGTAACAATAACATTGGGAATTACAGCTCGCAAAGTTATGCTACGCAGGTTAATTATGTTTTTGGCGCCGGTAATGCCTCGCCGGTGTTTGGCTTTTCGCCAAGCACACTGGCCAATGCCGACCTAACCTGGGAAACCAACAAGCAAACTGATATTGGTTTGGAAATAGGTTTATTAGGCGACCGCATTTACTTTACGGCCGATGCCTATCACAGGTTAACCACTAATTTGCTTTTAAGCCGTGGTGTACCTGGAATTTATGGCTACGCTAATACCATATTCACCAACGTTGGCTCGGTTGAAAACAATGGCTTGGAGTTTTCGATTAAAACGGCCAATTTAACCGGTAAGCTGAAATGGACTACGGACGCTAATATATCTTTTAACCAAAACAAGGTTATCAGCCTTACAGATGATGGTAATTTTGTAGGCTATGATGCGGCCTTCGGTTACACCAATTCTATCCGTGTTGTACCTGGGGAGGCCATGAGCAGTTTTTATGGTTACAGGCAGATAGGTGTTTACCGCGATGCGGCAGATGTAGCGGCCAGCCCCAAATGGGCAGCTGGCGGTTCGGTACCCGGCGATGTTAAGTATGAAGACGTTAACGGCGACGGCAAAATTGATGCCAGTGATATTGTAAATATCGGTAGCCCTTTGCCCAAGTTTAACTATGGCTTCACCAATAGGTTTGACTACAAAAATTTTAATTTAAGCTTCCTTTTCCAGGGTACTTATGGTAACAAAGTTTTAAACTCGGCAGACCGTTACACCGATTATTATAACGGATCTTTCAACGTTCGCACCAATGCCTTAAACCGCTGGCGATCAGCCACCGATCAGGGTGATGGTTTTACACCACGTGCCGCGGTTACCAATCCCTCATCAACAACAGTTGTATCTACCCGTAACATCTTTGATGGGTCTTACCTGCGCTTGCGCAATGTTACCCTGGGCTATTCTCTAGCTGGTAATGTTTTAAGAAAGTTAAGAATCAATAGTGCACGGATGTTTCTAACGGCCGAGAACTTAGCAACATTCACAAAATATTTTGGGTATAACCCCGAGGTTAACGTATGGGCCGGATCATCAGCGCCACGTTACGGTGTTGATCAGGGTACGTATCCGCTTCCACGCACCTTTTCGGTGGGTTTAAATGTTGGCTTTTAA